A single genomic interval of Peribacillus sp. FSL H8-0477 harbors:
- a CDS encoding threonine/serine exporter family protein translates to MIEQLITSFIASAAFGIIFSAPKESLVKCGFVGMAGWFLYYLLYSSNVSSIMATLAATLLVAIISQFFARYYKTPVIIFSVAGIIPLVPGGLSYDAMRNFVENDYNMALQLAARAFMLSGAIAMGLLFSEVINQLIKKSKQVKN, encoded by the coding sequence ATGATTGAACAGCTTATTACCAGCTTCATAGCATCGGCGGCCTTTGGAATTATTTTTAGTGCTCCTAAGGAATCCTTGGTCAAGTGCGGCTTTGTAGGAATGGCTGGCTGGTTTTTATATTACCTGCTATACAGCAGTAATGTCAGCAGTATTATGGCAACCCTTGCAGCAACATTGTTGGTTGCAATCATCAGCCAATTTTTTGCCAGATACTACAAAACACCCGTTATTATTTTCAGTGTGGCAGGCATTATCCCGCTTGTACCTGGCGGATTATCCTATGACGCTATGAGAAATTTTGTGGAAAATGACTATAACATGGCACTTCAGCTTGCTGCTCGTGCTTTTATGCTTTCGGGAGCAATCGCCATGGGTCTTCTCTTTTCAGAGGTAATCAACCAATTAATTAAAAAATCAAAGCAAGTCAAAAACTAA
- the gnd gene encoding phosphogluconate dehydrogenase (NAD(+)-dependent, decarboxylating), with translation MKIGLIGLGKMGYNLAQNILSHKHEVAAFDVDVNNVNKVKEAGGIGAASIKELIAGLESPRVIWMMVPAGEITESVLTELKGLLSQGDIVIDGGNSNYKDSIRRADELAETGIHFLDVGTSGGMAGARNGACTMIGGNPDAFAAVEQLFQDISVENGYLYAGKSGSGHFLKMVHNGVEYGMMQSIAEGFEVLDKSDFDFDYEKVARVWNNGSVIRSWLMELTENAFSKDAHLDELKGIMHSSGEGKWTLETALDLQVATPVIAMSLMMRYRSLEDDTFSGKVVSALRNEFGGHSVVKK, from the coding sequence ATGAAAATTGGATTAATAGGTCTTGGGAAGATGGGCTACAATCTTGCTCAAAATATACTTTCTCATAAACATGAAGTAGCAGCATTTGATGTAGATGTAAATAATGTGAATAAAGTGAAAGAAGCGGGCGGTATTGGAGCAGCTTCAATAAAAGAACTAATTGCTGGATTAGAATCACCACGCGTAATTTGGATGATGGTTCCAGCCGGTGAAATCACTGAATCCGTGTTAACGGAGTTAAAAGGCTTGCTTTCACAGGGTGATATTGTGATTGATGGAGGAAATTCAAATTATAAGGACTCAATTCGCCGCGCGGATGAATTGGCTGAAACAGGCATTCATTTCTTAGATGTAGGCACAAGCGGCGGAATGGCAGGTGCTAGAAATGGTGCTTGTACGATGATTGGCGGTAATCCAGATGCTTTCGCAGCGGTAGAACAATTATTCCAAGATATTTCGGTTGAAAATGGATACCTATACGCTGGTAAAAGCGGCAGCGGTCATTTTCTAAAGATGGTTCATAATGGTGTGGAATACGGGATGATGCAATCTATTGCTGAAGGATTTGAAGTCCTTGATAAAAGTGATTTCGACTTTGACTATGAAAAAGTTGCCCGCGTTTGGAATAATGGTTCGGTAATTCGTTCATGGTTAATGGAATTAACCGAAAATGCGTTTTCAAAGGATGCCCATTTAGACGAGCTAAAAGGAATCATGCATTCCTCTGGTGAAGGAAAATGGACACTAGAAACTGCATTAGATTTACAAGTGGCAACACCAGTTATAGCGATGTCTCTTATGATGCGTTACCGTTCATTAGAAGATGATACGTTTTCAGGTAAAGTAGTCTCGGCATTACGCAATGAATTTGGCGGCCACAGTGTAGTAAAAAAATAA
- a CDS encoding response regulator transcription factor, producing the protein MKVLVVEDNLFLLESIKQILSDEYEVDTTDNGDDGLFMAQQNIYDCVVLDVMLPGMDGFEIVQKLRAEKLDTNILFLTAKDALEDRVKGLEMGGDDYLVKPFQAPELKARIRALLRRSGILSMDIRTKYRGMELLSKEKGMIVDGQPVKFTLKQYELLEYLIQNKGKILTREQIFDRIWGFDSDTTIAIVEVFIHHLRKKLEPFHYQKDIQTVRGIGYMLKTSEGE; encoded by the coding sequence ATGAAGGTGCTGGTAGTAGAAGATAACTTATTTTTGCTGGAATCGATTAAACAAATTCTTTCAGATGAGTATGAAGTAGATACAACGGATAATGGTGACGACGGATTATTTATGGCTCAGCAGAATATTTACGATTGTGTGGTACTTGATGTGATGCTGCCTGGAATGGATGGTTTTGAAATCGTTCAAAAGTTGAGAGCTGAGAAACTAGATACAAATATTTTATTTTTGACGGCCAAGGATGCACTGGAGGACCGGGTAAAAGGTCTCGAGATGGGCGGGGACGATTATTTGGTCAAGCCTTTTCAAGCTCCTGAGCTAAAAGCGCGGATTCGTGCTTTATTGCGCCGGAGTGGTATTCTTTCCATGGATATTCGTACTAAATACCGAGGGATGGAATTGCTCAGTAAAGAAAAAGGAATGATCGTGGATGGGCAGCCTGTTAAATTTACACTTAAACAATATGAACTGCTGGAATACTTGATTCAGAACAAAGGAAAAATCTTAACCCGTGAACAAATCTTTGATCGAATATGGGGATTTGATTCAGATACGACGATTGCAATCGTAGAGGTATTTATTCATCATTTACGAAAAAAGCTGGAGCCCTTTCATTATCAAAAAGATATTCAAACAGTTCGAGGAATCGGATATATGCTGAAGACTTCAGAAGGGGAATAA
- a CDS encoding solute symporter family protein codes for MNMLAFTLFLIIVGITLVITFIASRRTKTTSDFYTADSSLTGWQNGLAIAGDYMSAASFLGIAGMVALSGFDGFFYSIGFLVAYLVVLYVVAEPLRNLGKYTMADMIAARFNEKKVRGVAALNTITISIFYMIAQLVGAGALIKLLLGIEYVYSVIIVGILMTVYVVFGGMMATSWVQIIKAVLLMGGTFVISLIVLAKFDYSVFEMFKQMKTATPLGENFLNPGNKFKNPIDTISLNLALVLGTAGLPHILIRFFTVKDAITARKSVVYATWIIGIFYVMTIFLGFGAAAFVGYDTIVEANVAGNMAAPLLAEALGGDFLFAFISAVAFATILAVVAGLVLSAASAFAHDFYSHILRKGQATDKEQVVAARWASIGVSILSIILALFAQKMNVAFLVSLAFAVAASANLPIILFTVFWKRFNTTGAVTGMLVGLLTSLLLVFLSPNVWSPEGAAILTGEPLFPYENPGIFSIPIGFLAAIAGTLLSSKKADQKKFDEILVKANTGYKGPSA; via the coding sequence ATGAATATGTTAGCATTCACACTATTTCTAATTATTGTGGGTATCACACTGGTAATCACCTTTATTGCTTCCCGACGCACAAAAACCACAAGTGATTTTTATACAGCTGACAGCAGCCTGACCGGCTGGCAGAATGGATTGGCCATCGCAGGCGATTATATGTCCGCAGCCTCTTTTTTAGGTATCGCTGGAATGGTAGCGCTTTCAGGTTTTGATGGTTTCTTTTATAGCATTGGCTTTCTGGTAGCCTATCTAGTTGTTCTTTATGTCGTTGCAGAGCCGCTGCGAAACTTAGGAAAATATACAATGGCGGATATGATTGCTGCTCGATTTAATGAAAAGAAAGTACGCGGAGTTGCTGCCCTAAACACCATTACCATCTCCATATTCTATATGATTGCCCAACTTGTTGGAGCAGGCGCACTTATTAAACTTTTACTTGGTATTGAATACGTGTATTCGGTTATTATCGTAGGCATTCTGATGACTGTGTATGTAGTATTCGGCGGCATGATGGCCACAAGCTGGGTGCAGATCATTAAGGCCGTTCTCTTAATGGGCGGTACCTTTGTTATCTCTCTCATCGTTCTTGCTAAATTTGACTACAGTGTCTTCGAAATGTTTAAACAAATGAAAACAGCCACACCTTTAGGTGAAAATTTCCTAAATCCCGGTAATAAATTTAAGAACCCTATTGATACAATTTCTCTTAACCTAGCTCTTGTTCTTGGGACAGCTGGACTGCCTCATATCCTCATCCGTTTCTTTACGGTAAAGGATGCCATCACCGCAAGGAAGTCGGTTGTCTATGCTACTTGGATTATCGGTATCTTCTATGTAATGACCATCTTCCTTGGCTTTGGAGCCGCAGCATTCGTTGGATATGACACAATTGTTGAAGCAAACGTTGCTGGAAATATGGCGGCACCACTGCTTGCAGAAGCCCTTGGCGGAGACTTCCTTTTTGCCTTTATCTCAGCTGTAGCCTTTGCGACCATTTTAGCCGTTGTTGCCGGGCTCGTACTCTCTGCAGCATCCGCCTTTGCACATGATTTTTACAGTCATATCCTTAGAAAAGGACAAGCTACCGATAAGGAACAAGTGGTTGCAGCTCGTTGGGCATCCATTGGCGTTTCAATCCTATCTATTATCCTAGCTCTGTTTGCCCAAAAAATGAACGTAGCTTTCCTAGTTTCCCTTGCGTTTGCCGTTGCTGCGAGCGCCAACTTGCCTATTATCCTTTTCACCGTTTTCTGGAAACGTTTCAATACAACCGGAGCTGTCACAGGCATGCTTGTCGGCTTACTTACCTCACTGCTGCTGGTCTTCTTAAGTCCAAATGTCTGGTCTCCTGAAGGCGCAGCTATCCTAACTGGAGAACCACTATTTCCATATGAAAACCCTGGTATTTTCTCTATTCCAATTGGTTTTCTTGCTGCTATTGCCGGCACATTATTATCAAGTAAAAAGGCGGACCAAAAGAAATTTGATGAAATTCTCGTTAAAGCCAATACAGGATATAAAGGGCCTTCCGCATAA
- a CDS encoding LacI family DNA-binding transcriptional regulator, with amino-acid sequence MATIKDIAEKAGVSIATVSRVLNYDTTLSVGDETKKKIFETAEELDYKKRPSRKAITPKIALIHWYSEAEELNDLYYMSIRLAVEKYSQQMGLQVVKFFHYNLEEIKQADVQGIIAIGKFSLEQVTELTQLTDKITFVDSSPDDERFDSIVIDFEKATQKALDHFLTRGHKKIGYIGGRETYRDHKTSIEDPREKTFKAYMAAKKLLDESSLYIGSFTVDDGYSLMKQAIRDYGEKLPTAFFTGNDLLAMGALRALHEAGVAVPDRVSIIGVNDISVSKYVYPPLSTIKVYTEIMGETAVDTLLERIAGRKITKKIFISTSLILRDSSN; translated from the coding sequence ATGGCCACAATTAAGGATATAGCAGAGAAAGCCGGAGTATCCATTGCAACGGTTTCCAGGGTACTGAACTATGATACAACATTATCGGTTGGAGACGAAACGAAAAAAAAAATCTTCGAAACTGCCGAGGAATTAGACTATAAAAAGCGTCCATCTCGAAAAGCGATTACGCCAAAAATTGCTCTCATTCATTGGTATTCAGAGGCGGAGGAACTAAATGATTTATACTATATGTCAATCAGACTTGCTGTAGAAAAGTATAGTCAGCAGATGGGTCTTCAAGTCGTAAAATTTTTTCATTATAATCTTGAGGAAATTAAGCAGGCAGATGTACAAGGAATTATTGCCATTGGAAAGTTTAGTCTCGAACAAGTGACGGAACTAACCCAACTAACTGACAAGATTACCTTTGTGGACTCAAGCCCGGATGATGAGCGATTCGATTCAATTGTCATAGATTTCGAGAAGGCAACCCAAAAGGCTTTGGATCATTTTCTAACAAGAGGACATAAAAAAATCGGCTATATCGGCGGACGAGAAACATATAGAGATCATAAAACCAGTATCGAAGATCCAAGAGAAAAGACATTCAAGGCATACATGGCGGCAAAAAAGTTACTTGATGAAAGCAGTCTGTATATTGGTAGTTTCACCGTGGATGACGGCTACTCATTAATGAAGCAAGCCATCCGTGACTACGGAGAGAAACTGCCGACAGCTTTTTTTACCGGCAACGATTTGCTTGCCATGGGAGCGCTCCGTGCACTTCATGAAGCAGGTGTAGCGGTGCCGGATCGGGTGAGTATCATCGGGGTAAATGATATAAGCGTATCAAAATATGTCTACCCGCCCCTAAGTACGATTAAGGTCTACACCGAAATAATGGGTGAAACGGCTGTTGATACCTTACTTGAAAGAATAGCAGGACGAAAAATCACTAAGAAAATCTTCATTTCAACATCGCTTATTCTAAGAGACAGTAGTAATTGA
- a CDS encoding DUF485 domain-containing protein, with translation MVRNGSLAKKKAEDSTDYTRIANSPSFQELLKKKYAFIIPMSIFFMVFYFTLPVLTSYTTFLNKPAIGSISWAWLFASAQFIMTWSLCMIYSKRAAKFDVMVEKIIQENKV, from the coding sequence TTGGTTAGAAATGGGTCACTAGCTAAAAAGAAAGCGGAAGATTCGACCGATTACACACGAATAGCAAATTCACCATCCTTTCAAGAACTGCTTAAGAAAAAGTACGCTTTCATCATTCCTATGTCGATCTTTTTTATGGTTTTTTACTTTACTCTGCCTGTTTTAACATCCTACACAACCTTTTTGAACAAGCCTGCAATTGGTTCCATCAGTTGGGCCTGGCTCTTTGCTTCTGCTCAATTCATCATGACGTGGTCGCTTTGCATGATTTATTCCAAGCGTGCTGCTAAATTCGATGTAATGGTAGAGAAGATTATTCAGGAAAACAAAGTCTGA
- a CDS encoding MurR/RpiR family transcriptional regulator has protein sequence MSTSCLQTIRSNYARLSDKEKIIAKYIINHPQTIIHSTINEVAEKLNVADATVFRFCKRVGFKGYQAMKIALASEIMTPAQQILEDISEDDNERLVAEKIFKSNIKTLEYTLQVLDETSLTKAVQLLLHASRIHFYGTGGSAVIAMDAYHKFIRTGIQSFAFIDSHFQLMSASQLTGDDTAVIISHSGTNKDTLNILDTANENGARTIAITSYPKSYLSTHADVTLLTSSEETEYRSEALASRIGQLSLIDALYANVMMRNKKDSEAALQKIRSTISETRME, from the coding sequence ATGTCAACTAGTTGTTTACAAACCATCCGTTCTAATTATGCCCGTTTAAGTGATAAAGAAAAAATAATTGCAAAATATATTATTAACCATCCTCAGACCATCATTCACAGCACAATCAATGAAGTGGCTGAAAAACTGAATGTAGCCGATGCGACGGTGTTTCGATTTTGTAAGCGGGTAGGCTTTAAAGGTTATCAAGCGATGAAAATCGCGCTGGCTTCGGAGATCATGACACCCGCTCAGCAAATACTCGAGGACATCAGTGAAGATGATAATGAACGATTGGTTGCAGAAAAAATCTTCAAATCGAATATTAAGACCCTTGAATATACCTTGCAGGTTTTAGACGAAACTTCCCTTACTAAAGCTGTCCAATTATTACTTCATGCATCGCGCATTCATTTTTATGGCACAGGAGGTTCAGCCGTTATTGCTATGGATGCCTATCATAAATTTATCCGAACTGGCATTCAATCCTTCGCTTTCATTGATTCTCATTTCCAGCTCATGTCCGCCTCCCAGCTGACTGGTGATGATACTGCCGTCATTATTTCTCATTCAGGCACAAACAAAGATACGTTAAATATACTCGATACAGCTAATGAAAATGGTGCCCGCACGATTGCCATTACTAGCTACCCTAAGTCTTATTTAAGTACTCATGCCGACGTTACGCTGCTGACAAGTTCAGAAGAAACTGAATACCGCTCAGAAGCACTCGCATCAAGAATTGGTCAGCTGAGTTTAATTGATGCCCTCTATGCAAATGTGATGATGAGAAATAAAAAGGATTCCGAAGCAGCACTACAGAAAATCCGTTCGACTATTTCAGAGACTAGAATGGAATAA
- a CDS encoding sensor histidine kinase — protein MFQKTRWQLTLLNSIVFIILLAILSRAVYWYTETQIYREVNGSLMKIMEEDWPMKGKNPQGRFLIGPEPSSIIWGPDQQIIEPVMNENNPLQGKEKELYPTVFNSVEEVKAGDANFRSMATKLQTSYGEITIQFIRNVDSEKALLNRLMLILLVGSGIGSLVAIGAGYFLAGRALVPIKKTWDNQQRFVSDASHEIRTPLAVIQAKTELLFQSPSATVEEKAVDISIISNEVRRLNKLVNSLLTLARSDSNQIELNKTQFFLNEEVDDIVLQYEDIAEYQGKKIKNKTTEKDILFVGDQERIHQLLVILVDNAMKFTSDGGIITLSCSKTASSVILKVEDNGRGIPEQEIQKIFNRFYQIDTSRNANEGAGLGLSIAKWIVDIHLGTIKVKSEPGLVTSFEVTLPMKNQ, from the coding sequence ATGTTCCAAAAAACGAGATGGCAGTTAACATTATTAAATTCAATTGTTTTTATTATTTTATTAGCTATCCTTAGCAGAGCTGTTTATTGGTACACCGAGACGCAAATATATCGAGAAGTAAATGGCTCTCTCATGAAAATAATGGAAGAAGACTGGCCGATGAAGGGGAAAAATCCTCAAGGGAGATTTCTCATTGGCCCAGAACCGAGCAGTATTATCTGGGGACCTGATCAGCAGATTATTGAACCAGTCATGAATGAAAATAATCCTTTGCAGGGTAAAGAAAAAGAATTATATCCAACTGTTTTTAATTCGGTAGAAGAAGTTAAAGCAGGCGATGCCAATTTTCGTTCAATGGCAACCAAGCTACAGACGAGCTATGGGGAAATTACGATTCAATTTATTCGTAATGTAGATTCTGAAAAAGCGCTGCTGAACCGGTTGATGCTCATCCTGCTTGTCGGCAGCGGGATCGGCAGCTTAGTCGCGATAGGTGCAGGGTATTTTCTTGCCGGCCGCGCATTGGTTCCAATCAAGAAAACCTGGGACAATCAACAAAGATTTGTATCAGATGCTTCACATGAGATTCGGACGCCGCTTGCTGTTATCCAAGCGAAAACAGAACTGCTTTTTCAAAGCCCAAGTGCAACGGTTGAAGAAAAAGCTGTTGATATCTCGATTATTTCAAACGAGGTAAGACGCCTGAATAAGCTAGTCAATAGTTTATTGACGTTGGCTCGATCTGACTCCAATCAAATTGAATTGAACAAGACTCAATTTTTTCTGAATGAGGAAGTAGACGATATTGTTCTGCAATATGAGGATATTGCTGAATACCAAGGAAAGAAAATAAAAAATAAGACAACCGAAAAAGATATTTTATTTGTGGGCGATCAAGAAAGGATTCATCAGCTTCTAGTTATTTTAGTAGATAATGCTATGAAGTTTACTAGTGATGGGGGAATAATCACTCTTTCATGTTCAAAAACGGCTTCATCCGTCATTCTGAAAGTAGAGGATAATGGAAGAGGCATTCCTGAACAGGAAATACAGAAGATTTTTAATCGCTTTTATCAGATAGATACTTCCCGAAATGCTAATGAAGGAGCCGGACTTGGCCTATCGATTGCGAAATGGATTGTTGATATTCATCTTGGTACGATTAAGGTTAAGAGCGAACCAGGTCTAGTCACCAGTTTTGAAGTTACCCTTCCAATGAAAAATCAATGA
- a CDS encoding dicarboxylate/amino acid:cation symporter: MKHIFKNYRSSLVLLTAILIGGIAGVIWGPKTAIVQPLGDLFLNLMFMIIVPLVFFSITSAIASMNEMARLGKILGSILLVFLGTALISAVIGFLGTIVINPLENTDTTAIQELMKDGDPEAAVEEVTILGQLVKTFTVSDFSELFSKSNMLQLIVFSIIFGLSAALAGEKAKPVTAFLSAGTAVMMKMVKIIMYYAPIGLGCYFAAIIGQLGPQILEGYARAFALYLVLSLIYYFGFFTLYAFIAGGKEGVKIYWKNVLPPSVTAVATCSSAASIPVNLEYVRKMGVPKDIAETVIPLGANLHKDGSVFGGVLKIVFLFTLFGKEMTSMTSILSILGVSFLVGAVMGAIPGGGMIGEMLILTVFGFPIEALPIIAVISTIIDAPATLLNSTGNTVSAMMVTRLVEGKDWLKKTLKTEKKLA; encoded by the coding sequence TTGAAACATATATTTAAAAATTATCGATCTTCACTGGTCTTATTAACCGCCATACTCATTGGTGGAATTGCTGGGGTTATTTGGGGACCTAAAACAGCAATTGTACAACCGCTCGGGGACTTATTTCTTAATCTAATGTTCATGATTATTGTCCCATTGGTCTTTTTCAGTATTACATCCGCAATAGCCAGCATGAACGAAATGGCTAGACTTGGAAAAATACTAGGCAGCATCTTGCTTGTTTTTCTAGGGACCGCCCTGATTTCAGCGGTTATCGGTTTCTTAGGAACGATAGTCATTAATCCGTTAGAGAATACTGATACCACTGCTATTCAAGAATTAATGAAGGATGGCGATCCAGAGGCAGCTGTTGAAGAGGTTACGATACTCGGTCAGCTGGTTAAGACGTTTACCGTTTCAGATTTCTCAGAGTTATTCTCGAAAAGTAATATGCTTCAACTAATTGTCTTTTCCATCATATTTGGACTTTCTGCTGCTTTAGCCGGTGAAAAGGCTAAGCCGGTCACCGCCTTCCTATCGGCTGGTACGGCTGTGATGATGAAGATGGTTAAGATCATTATGTACTATGCTCCAATCGGTCTTGGTTGTTATTTCGCAGCCATTATTGGCCAGCTTGGACCACAGATTCTTGAAGGGTACGCACGTGCTTTTGCTTTATATCTTGTTCTTTCCCTGATTTATTACTTCGGCTTCTTTACACTTTATGCATTCATTGCTGGAGGCAAAGAAGGCGTAAAGATTTACTGGAAAAACGTCCTGCCGCCTTCCGTTACGGCAGTCGCTACCTGCTCAAGTGCAGCAAGTATTCCTGTGAACTTGGAATATGTCCGTAAGATGGGGGTACCAAAGGATATTGCCGAAACGGTTATCCCGCTGGGCGCTAACCTTCATAAAGATGGTTCCGTGTTTGGCGGCGTTTTAAAGATTGTTTTCCTATTCACCCTATTCGGTAAGGAAATGACTAGCATGACTAGCATTTTAAGTATTCTTGGTGTTTCCTTCCTGGTTGGCGCAGTAATGGGTGCAATTCCTGGGGGAGGCATGATCGGTGAAATGTTGATCCTGACCGTTTTCGGATTCCCAATCGAAGCTCTTCCAATCATTGCTGTCATCTCCACCATTATAGATGCACCGGCCACTTTACTTAATTCTACAGGTAATACTGTTAGTGCTATGATGGTTACTCGTCTTGTTGAAGGAAAAGACTGGCTGAAAAAAACATTAAAAACCGAAAAAAAACTTGCGTAA
- a CDS encoding threonine/serine exporter family protein, whose product MKPAITYEIIEVSLLAGKIMLQGGAETYRVEDTMSRISAAYGISTSHCYATPTALIFSMEGENPTKLVRISERSTDLNKVTLVNGISRQISAGELSAKEALTSLKEIERAGHTYPIWLQIFSAFISSGCFLIMFQGQWNDFLLACLAGGLGFSALIYLHKLLEMKFFAEFLSSFIIGVVAILTVRTGIGLEVDKIIIGSVMPLVPGLLITNAVRDLIAGHLMAGVAKGAEAFLTAFAIGIGIAATFIIF is encoded by the coding sequence ATGAAACCTGCTATTACCTATGAAATTATTGAGGTTAGTTTACTCGCAGGGAAAATTATGCTCCAGGGCGGTGCTGAAACGTACCGAGTTGAAGATACGATGAGTCGCATTTCAGCAGCATATGGAATATCCACTTCACACTGCTATGCAACACCTACAGCACTCATTTTCTCAATGGAGGGAGAGAATCCGACAAAGTTAGTCCGGATATCTGAGCGATCTACTGACCTCAATAAGGTTACTCTCGTCAACGGCATATCTCGGCAGATTTCTGCAGGGGAATTGTCAGCAAAAGAAGCACTCACTTCTTTAAAAGAAATTGAGCGTGCTGGTCATACTTACCCGATCTGGCTGCAGATCTTTTCAGCCTTCATTTCCAGCGGTTGTTTTTTAATCATGTTTCAAGGACAGTGGAACGATTTCTTGTTAGCCTGTTTAGCAGGAGGGTTAGGCTTCTCTGCATTAATTTATCTGCATAAGCTGCTGGAAATGAAATTCTTTGCTGAATTTCTTTCGTCTTTTATTATTGGAGTAGTCGCAATCTTGACTGTGCGAACAGGAATAGGATTGGAAGTTGATAAGATAATTATTGGCTCAGTTATGCCGCTTGTACCAGGCCTTTTAATTACGAATGCGGTTAGAGATTTAATTGCTGGTCACCTTATGGCTGGTGTGGCAAAAGGTGCGGAAGCCTTTTTAACTGCCTTTGCGATTGGCATAGGTATTGCAGCAACATTTATTATTTTTTAG
- a CDS encoding lysoplasmalogenase — translation MKKWLPACILIMGLLYIFLIPNEPLFVKITFKIIPMLLMILYAYQLKQDFSKYQILILVGLFFCMLGDGLLIWFIVGLSAFLIGHLFYIAAFLQRFTFSWLRALTILPIAVYSLIIGTQVVQALNQNDQSNLMIPVICYILVISIMGWTAIMTGNRSAVVGGLLFVASDSILSWNMFVSDVTYSHPLIMLTYYGGQFFIANSISTRLDVVKNPIQKGLTP, via the coding sequence ATGAAAAAGTGGCTGCCTGCTTGCATACTTATTATGGGTTTACTTTATATATTTCTGATTCCTAACGAACCGTTGTTTGTGAAAATCACCTTTAAGATAATCCCCATGTTATTAATGATTCTATATGCATACCAATTAAAACAAGATTTTTCTAAGTACCAAATCTTGATTTTAGTTGGATTATTTTTTTGTATGCTTGGCGATGGTTTACTCATTTGGTTCATCGTTGGATTATCCGCCTTTTTAATCGGACATCTATTCTATATCGCGGCCTTCCTTCAACGTTTTACGTTTTCTTGGCTGCGAGCCCTAACCATTCTTCCTATAGCCGTTTACTCCCTTATAATCGGCACCCAGGTTGTGCAGGCACTCAATCAGAACGACCAATCGAATTTGATGATTCCAGTTATCTGTTATATTCTAGTGATTTCAATTATGGGCTGGACTGCTATTATGACTGGAAATAGGTCTGCAGTCGTCGGCGGCCTGCTATTTGTGGCATCCGACTCTATTCTTTCATGGAATATGTTTGTCTCAGATGTTACCTATTCCCACCCGTTGATTATGCTCACCTACTATGGAGGTCAATTTTTCATAGCTAACAGTATAAGCACTCGTTTAGATGTTGTTAAGAACCCCATACAAAAAGGACTGACACCTTAA
- a CDS encoding alpha/beta fold hydrolase yields the protein MAFLPIEEGVEVYYEEKGQGRPVIFLHGVWMSSRFFAKQVPYFSENYRCLTVDFRGHGRSTEVHAGHTVASYAKDLHTLIGKLNLKDVVLVGWSMGAFVVWDYLKQFGGENIHSTVIVDELASDFKYPGFDIGAFNIESLTTFMTEIQTNRSAFLEGFLASMFKEKLPAVDAKWMLDEATKMPESIASAILFDQSVVDYRGFLPHITVPTLLCFGREEKVIPVAAGEHLLEQIPNARLEIFENSCHCPFWEESDQFNHLVDEFIKD from the coding sequence ATGGCTTTTTTACCGATTGAGGAAGGTGTCGAAGTCTATTATGAAGAAAAGGGGCAGGGAAGACCGGTCATATTTCTTCACGGTGTTTGGATGAGCAGTCGCTTTTTTGCTAAACAAGTTCCTTATTTTTCGGAAAACTACCGTTGTCTTACAGTAGATTTTAGAGGACATGGACGCTCCACAGAGGTTCATGCCGGCCACACGGTAGCTTCCTATGCCAAAGATTTGCATACTTTAATAGGAAAATTAAACTTGAAGGATGTAGTACTCGTCGGCTGGTCGATGGGAGCATTTGTTGTTTGGGATTATCTCAAACAATTCGGAGGAGAAAATATTCACTCAACGGTTATTGTTGATGAATTAGCATCAGATTTCAAATACCCTGGTTTTGATATAGGTGCTTTTAATATAGAGAGTCTAACGACATTTATGACTGAAATTCAAACCAATCGATCGGCATTTTTAGAGGGGTTTCTTGCTTCCATGTTTAAAGAGAAGCTGCCGGCTGTTGATGCAAAATGGATGTTAGATGAGGCGACTAAGATGCCGGAATCGATTGCAAGCGCCATTCTATTTGATCAGTCTGTTGTTGATTATCGGGGATTTCTTCCTCACATTACAGTGCCCACATTGCTCTGTTTTGGCAGAGAAGAAAAAGTAATTCCGGTTGCTGCAGGAGAGCATCTGCTTGAACAGATTCCAAATGCAAGATTAGAAATTTTCGAAAATAGTTGTCATTGTCCATTCTGGGAGGAAAGTGACCAATTCAATCATCTGGTTGATGAGTTTATAAAAGATTAA